In Haemorhous mexicanus isolate bHaeMex1 chromosome 21, bHaeMex1.pri, whole genome shotgun sequence, the following proteins share a genomic window:
- the B3GALT9 gene encoding beta-1,3-galactosyltransferase 9 encodes MGGDGRGWAGPHRAGPGSAQRAPAAALASTPGAVPAGFAPAPATPGVRQQLVIPPPRVPSPLASLTLCRLRTHQWCFILCNVLLFHGLLFGADLLEQYFLQSLPLSYTDAKALEIRERARKLDLDPLKANLSYTSSSAVTCPKQEIFLLIVVCSSPENRTRRNAIRQTWGNATGSRGYSVLTLFAVGKAASASTQLEIKEEAQRHRDIIEGSFIDSPQTQTQKMLMSVEWTVTFCPRARYILHTAQDVFVGVPSLAGYLLSLAQQEDIYLGRVVHHGVPDRDPQSPAFVPIHEYPEELYPDFCHGSAFLMSQDVARKVYVAAREVPLALPPAAFVGICAKRAGITARHSSRFAGDRHISYNPCCYKFIFTSSDMREDELFKDWKETSDGEDCSLLETYYSLVSCKVLTYIDKFKQFNLDRIKNELLHFVN; translated from the exons ATGGGCGGGGATGGGCGGGGATGGGCGGGGCCGCaccgggcggggccgggctccGCCCAGCGCGCACCGGCGGCCGCGCTCGCCTCCACCCCCGGAGCTGTCCCCGCCGGCTTCGCCCCGGCCCCCGCGACCCCCGGGGTGCGGCAGCAGCTCGTGATCCCCCCGCCCCGCGTCCCTTCGCCTCTGGCCTCT CTGACACTCTGCAGGCTCCGCACACACCAGTGGTGCTTCATCCTCTGCAATGTCCTGCTCTTCCACGGGCTGCTCTTTGGGGCAGATCTACTGGAGCAGTACTTCCTGCagtccctgcctctctcttaCACCGATGCAAAGGCTCTGGAGATCCGGGAGAGGGCCAGGAAGCTGGATCTGGATCCTCTGAAGGCCAACCTCTCTTacaccagcagcagtgcagtgacTTGCCCCAAGCAGGAGATATTTCTGCTCATTGTTgtctgcagcagcccagagaaCAGGACGAGGCGTAACGCCATCAGGCAGACCTGGGGCAACGCCACGGGCTCCAGGGGCTACAGTGTGCTGACTCTGTTTGCTGTAGGAAAGGCAGCTTCAGCAAGCACCCAGCTGGAGATCAAGGAGGAGGCTCAAAGGCACCGAGACATTATTGAGGGCAGTTTCATCGACTCCCCCCAGACGCAGACACAGAAGATGCTGATGAGCGTGGAGTGGACGGTGACTTTCTGCCCCCGTGCCAGGTACATCCTTCACACAGCCCAGGACGTGTTTGTGGgtgttcccagcctggctggctaCCTGCTGAGCTTAGCCCAGCAGGAGGACATCTACCTTGGCAGGGTGGTTCATCACGGAGTGCCTgacagggacccccagagccctgccttTGTCCCCATCCATGAGTACCCCGAGGAGTTGTACCCGGATTTCTGCCACGGCAGCGCTTTCCTCATGTCCCAGGACGTGGCTCGCAAGGTTTACGtggctgccagggaggtgcCACTGGCACTGCCCCCCGCTGCCTTTGTGGGGATCTGTGCTAAGAGAGCTGGCAtcactgccaggcacagctcccgcTTCGCTGGGGACAGGCACATCAGCTACAACCCGTGCTGCTATAAATTCATTTTCACCTCCTCTGACATGAGGGAGGACGAGCTGTTTAAGGACTGGAAGGAAACAAGCGATGGGGAGGATTGTTCCTTACTGGAAACCTACTACAGCCTGGTGTCCTGCAAGGTTCTGACCTACATAGATAAGTTCAAACAGTTCAACTTGGATAGGATAAAAAATGAGCTCCTTCATTTTGTCAATTAA